CCAAACGGTACTCCTCCTCgtcttggggcaggatttttAACCCCTGCCCGAATGCGCGCGCATTAATTGTGCGCCCAAGCCGCCGCTTCATCTCCCTGACGTGCGTTGTCCAGTCAGGGAGAGACTCGATGACAAACGGCGGATACTTGGGCTTTGGAGGCGCGGGGGGCAGGGGTGCAAGGGGGGGCCGGCGGGCTACTGCCGGCGAGGCGGTCGTTGCGGCGTAAGAGGCCGCTGCGTTATTGCTAATATTGTTCGCCGCATCCTGCGGCGTCGGAAGAGCCGTCGCAAGGGCCGCGCGGGGCGCGGGGGGTGCGGGGGGCGCCGCGGTAGGCGCCGTGTCCGTGGGCATGTCCGTTAGGCGCCGGCGGCGCGGGTCTCGCTGCGAGAGCGGCGCCGGTTGTACTTGTGTTATAGGTGTCATAAATTTGACACCAGGTGGCGTCGTCTGCGCACAGACACGCTTGGGTGCCGACCCGGCGGCGTCCTCATCAGAGTCGCGCGGCGGCGGGCGGCGTAATTGTACGCGTCTTGCCTCGGCAAGCGCGTCATGTTCGTCACTTGAGAGTGGCGAAGTCATTAGGCCTTCACTTAGAAGGCGCCTGCGGGTCTGCGCCAGGTACTCGCACATAGCGCGTGCGAGCCCGTCTGTAGCGAACCGGCCTATGATTGTTTGCGCAACAAAAAGCGCATCCAACTCATAGCCGGCGCGAGGTGAGACGGGCTGCGATGGCCGCAGGTCGCCTTCCAAATAGGCCAACAGCTCTTCAGGGTCATGCCCATGAGCGTGGCTGTGCTCCTCGCCATGATGAAAAATAACACCGGTACTCACATTTGTTGTTAGGTGCATTCCTGAGTCCGGTGGCGCCATCGATGTCGAGGGGTGAGGTCGGTGCGGGGTAGCCGTATAGGTACTCTCGTCGTccgtataccgcgacgagagctgcgaCTGTTCACCACCACTTTGTTCGATGAAAACTGCACTTTCACTGCCACTTTCACTATGTACCGCGAGGGGGGCTCGAGCGCCAGCCGGGCGCGAGTCACCTGTGACCTCGGGGTCTGCGTGAGTTAGTGTGGAACTGTCTAAAAGGCCCGCTGTAGTAAACACTGCGGGGGAGGGGTTGTGGGGGGCCGGTTCGACAGGGTGTCGAACggcagtataccgcgacgagagctgttCACTAAGAACGACTTTTTCGCCCGGTTTTTCGTCTCCGGGTCCCGGGGCTCGATCGCTACGCGAGCGAGAGCCACTCAAGGACCGGTTGCGCGACGAACTTGATTTCGGCGGCGACGACGACGGCGGCGGCGGTAACGCGGCTCGACCGCGAGAGCGGGAGCGTACGTTGGCACGCGGGCCGGACGCATCGCGACGCGGTTTTCGCTCCATAGCTGGAGCCGGAGTCTGCCAGGCACAGCCTGAACACCTCAGCTCGGTCCGCACATGCGCATCCTCCGGTGAGACCCGCTGGTGGGAGGCCGGACTAGGCGCAGCGCTTTCTCTGCTTCGGCGTCGGCGTAAGTGGGTGCAAGGCGGATCCTCAACGGCGATTGCTTgtgtttttaatagtaaaaactacGGCAATACAGTACTTGGAGAGGCTCGTGTGCACTGTAAAGGCAGAAGACCGTACACAAATTCTGCTAACTTCTAACAATCTGTTTATATACGGTTGAACACCAAATTTATCTATCTCAAGTATCGAGTCATCTACCATTGTGTGGCTTTAAGTACTACTACTGAGCACGCAAAACCATTTTCGATAAGGAATTATGAGAAAGtggaatataaattttaaaaaaagtttaaatactAGAAATAAGTATACTAAGCCTAAAGTAGCCccaaagttttgttttgtttacagtTTTGATTCTGTATCGTatgtactataaataataaatgtcacGGTCGTTACTTCAAATGTCAATTATCTTTACAAAAAATGGTTTTGTTTCTAAAGTTTACTCAGAAACCCATAGAATTAAtcgaaaattataattaaatacttcaTAACTCCAAGGTGCCGAATATCTCGCAAAGTAGGTGTACGCTTGAGTTTTAACGAgcctaatttaaaataaaattgtaatatctatataaaaatatatacatccAAAACATTTTGTTGATTTAGcctaaatttttattagagATAAAAATTTCACaagtattgtatatttgaatttgaaaaaggTTTACCtgatttgtaataataaccTCTTAATGTTTAACTACGTTGAGTACCTATtagatgttttaaataattatttccttgCTAACTTTTATTGAGttaatcattaatattatttatttattttcagatatgGAAGCAgcccaaaaattaaaacacaaaaaaccAATCAGCAAGACAAAgcttaagaaaacaataaagaatattgtatgCCGTCCTGACCCTATAAACTGGTATGTTTACTTTAACTTTATGAAGACATGTTCAACAAAAACagatctaaatatttttagtggtCAATTTTGCCAGACTCTTTGATTgtactataattttttatcttagatttttacatttaattatctcTATATTAAAAGTGAGAACCTTAGACTTatcattaattgttatgaaagtACAAATATATGCAAACTTCACTTATAGTCTACATGTGATGGACTAtcctttgtttatttttaggcTGCTAGCTTCAACAGAAGAACATTTAAGACTAGAAACAACTCTTCAGAAATATAGAGTGACTTTACCCGAGTTTAAAAAACCTCACTGGAATGATATTAAGGATTTACCCAAGGAAAAAAGACCTAGACCACCTCCATGCAAGTAAGTGTTTCAATTATGTAGATGTTCATTTGAAGTATTTTCAAGGTATCCCTCTTCATAAAGCATGATATAACCTCATATTTAATGATAGTTACTTGGTTTCTACACTACAGTCTGATTTAGCACATCTTGGTCTTGATTTAGTGTAGGTGTCAGTGTTTAAGTGTAGTAGGCACTGAGagttaattatctatttactattaatgaaatataaatgtttagtatTGCCATCGCAAGGGAtctgaatttatatataaataatttgtaatttggCCTATccaaattacaaattatttacatatttgaaATGGTTGAGTTCAGTTGTAGTACAACATtctaatttatgtatttttttctttttatagaaGAGTGGAAGGTCTAATATTTGGCTTATCAGAATGTCGAGAATCTCTTAAAAACGGACTTTGTTCAGGTATCCTAATAGATGCAGATGTGAATCCAAAAATGTTAGTGGAGCCAATAATTGAAGATTGTTGTTCCAATTTAATACCATTTCTTTGTTTAAATGGCCTCAGAAAAACAAGTGCAGTGAATTTTGGTATTTCTACTTGTTGTCTGGGTATCCAAAAAGGGTGCTTGTTGGACATACAAAATGATGTCCAAATCATTTTCAATCAGAAATATAAACcagaagtaaaaaatatagttgacAATGAAAAAGAAATTACTGAAACACCAATGATTGTTGATAgtgaaaaagaaataaaaatatatccataTTTATATAGGAAAAGCAAGAAGGAAAGAGTTTTCAAACCTTCAGAGTACACAGCAGCGCAAACTGTCACTGAAAAGTTTACTGGGCAAAACTTTATAGGGATTTcagaaaataagaaaaatgatAGTAAATCTTATATGAATATGATTCTAAAAAGAATGTCTAATAATCCTAACagagtaaaactaaaaaaaaaatatatatttgacacataattctttatttataattctaatCTATGTCAAAAAAGACATCATATTACTCACTTCACTATGAAATGTTAACACAGTACCAACATGAACGAGTCAATCTACATTGCCCCATATTAGTTTGAGTACTGAAGTTAATTTACCCAACATGTGGATGTTGGCAAAACTTATTAAACTAAAGCCAATACTCACAGTCATTTCAAAGACGGTTTACTTTACGGTTAATATAAGAGCAGAGAACACAGTCTTTAAAATGCCGGTAAAGTTTGGACCGAGTGCTATACTccataaacattatatatatgaatataacaaTAGAAATATATGTAGTACAACACTCTTGtagataacataatatatcttACATTTCCATGCATTGCATTCAAcgttttt
This is a stretch of genomic DNA from Pieris brassicae chromosome 1, ilPieBrab1.1, whole genome shotgun sequence. It encodes these proteins:
- the LOC123713627 gene encoding uncharacterized protein LOC123713627; translated protein: MEAAQKLKHKKPISKTKLKKTIKNIVCRPDPINWLLASTEEHLRLETTLQKYRVTLPEFKKPHWNDIKDLPKEKRPRPPPCKRVEGLIFGLSECRESLKNGLCSGILIDADVNPKMLVEPIIEDCCSNLIPFLCLNGLRKTSAVNFGISTCCLGIQKGCLLDIQNDVQIIFNQKYKPEVKNIVDNEKEITETPMIVDSEKEIKIYPYLYRKSKKERVFKPSEYTAAQTVTEKFTGQNFIGISENKKNDSKSYMNMILKRMSNNPNRVKLKKKYIFDT